From Halodesulfovibrio aestuarii DSM 17919 = ATCC 29578, the proteins below share one genomic window:
- a CDS encoding amino acid ABC transporter ATP-binding protein yields the protein MIEIRNLHKSYGDIEVIKGVNLNVKQGEVVVILGPSGSGKSTVLRCINRLEELTSGSIIVDGYDLYAKETDINYVRSEAGMVFQQFNLFPHLSVLQNITIGLIKVRKMDKAEADKIALSLLDKVGLPDKAAAYPDQLSGGQKQRVAIARSLAMNPKVILFDEPTSALDPELVGEVLDVMKKLADEGMTMVVVTHEMGFAREVADRVIFIADGVIQEEEAPDEFFSNPKHPRLKDFLGKL from the coding sequence ATGATTGAAATCCGTAACTTGCATAAAAGTTATGGTGATATAGAAGTAATTAAAGGCGTAAACTTGAACGTTAAGCAGGGTGAAGTTGTGGTAATTCTGGGTCCTTCCGGATCTGGTAAATCAACTGTTCTGCGCTGTATTAACCGTCTCGAAGAACTGACTTCAGGTTCTATCATTGTGGATGGTTATGATCTCTACGCCAAAGAAACTGATATTAACTACGTGCGTTCCGAAGCAGGTATGGTGTTCCAGCAGTTTAACCTGTTCCCGCACCTGTCTGTTCTGCAGAACATCACCATCGGGTTGATAAAAGTTCGTAAGATGGACAAAGCAGAAGCGGATAAGATTGCACTGAGTCTGCTTGATAAAGTTGGTTTGCCGGACAAAGCTGCTGCATATCCGGATCAGCTTTCCGGTGGTCAGAAACAGCGTGTGGCAATTGCACGTTCGTTGGCAATGAATCCGAAAGTGATTCTTTTTGATGAACCGACTTCCGCGCTTGACCCAGAGCTTGTAGGTGAAGTTCTTGATGTTATGAAAAAGCTCGCAGACGAAGGCATGACCATGGTGGTAGTAACCCACGAAATGGGCTTTGCCCGTGAGGTTGCGGACCGCGTAATCTTTATTGCTGACGGCGTGATTCAGGAAGAAGAAGCTCCGGACGAGTTTTTCTCTAATCCGAAGCATCCGCGTCTTAAAGATTTCTTGGGCAAGCTGTAG
- a CDS encoding amino acid ABC transporter permease, protein MAFQFKPAVMLETLPLLTEGVELTIYITLLGLAIGFIIGTVAGLGRLSQNKLNRSLAGIYIEIIRGTPMIVQALFLYFGVPLVTGVRIDPITAGIITIAVNSGAYIAEIVRGAVQSIDAGQFEAGRSIGLTRHQTMISIIWPQAFRRMIPPLGNQFIISLKDTSLLTVIGVAELTRSGQEIVAVNFRSFEVYLTVAIVYLCMTLSIAKVLRWYEKKLMARSSR, encoded by the coding sequence ATGGCATTTCAGTTTAAACCAGCAGTGATGTTAGAAACTCTTCCGCTTCTTACTGAAGGGGTTGAACTGACTATTTATATCACTCTCCTTGGCCTTGCGATTGGTTTTATTATTGGTACAGTCGCAGGCTTGGGGCGTCTTTCTCAGAATAAGCTTAATCGCTCTCTTGCGGGCATTTATATAGAAATTATTCGTGGTACCCCGATGATTGTCCAGGCTTTGTTCCTGTATTTTGGTGTACCGCTTGTTACCGGAGTTCGTATTGATCCTATCACAGCAGGTATTATCACCATTGCTGTTAACTCCGGTGCTTATATTGCGGAAATTGTTCGTGGCGCAGTTCAATCTATTGATGCAGGACAATTTGAAGCGGGGCGTTCTATCGGACTTACCCGCCATCAGACTATGATCTCTATTATTTGGCCACAGGCTTTTCGCCGTATGATTCCACCACTGGGGAACCAGTTTATTATTTCGCTTAAAGATACCTCACTTCTTACCGTTATCGGTGTAGCAGAGCTTACCCGTTCCGGTCAGGAGATTGTTGCGGTTAACTTCCGTTCGTTTGAAGTATACCTGACTGTAGCGATCGTTTACCTCTGTATGACGCTTTCTATCGCGAAAGTATTACGCTGGTATGAAAAAAAATTGATGGCACGCAGCAGCCGCTAG